TTTCAAAAAACCCTATGCACTAGTGAGTGAGTAATAGGGGGTGAAGAAAACGATACGGGAAACACCCAGACCCATACCGAACCTGACGGTTAAGCCGTATCGTGCCGATGGTAGTACGATTCTTTCGTGCAAGAGTAGGTATCGCCCCCTTTCTTTTATTTAATTGCCGCTTCTTTTTATTAGAGCGGCAATTTTTTTGTTTTATATTTACTTCTATGGTATAATTTTTTTTGATATTAATATCTTTTGAGGGGGTATTTATTAATGGATGAAATAAAAGAAACGGCTTTAAAAAGATATGAAGAGTGGTTGGAAAAGATAGACAAGAATCAAATAGAAGAATTAAGAAAATTGAATGAAAATGAGATAGTAGATCGATTTTATAAAGATTTAGAATTTGGTACGGGTGGTTTGAGAGGAAAAATTGAATTAGGTACAAACAGAATGAATGTTTATACTGTTGCTAGAGCTACGCAAGGATATGCTAATTACTTAAAAAAGCAGAAAGACTTTCCCAGTGTAGTTATAGCGTATGATACAAGAAGAAATTCAGAGCTCTTTGCTAAGATAGCAGCAAGAGTTTTATCAGCAAACAACGTTACTGTTTATCTTTTTGATCAAGTTGCTCCAACTCCTTTGCTTTCCTATGCAGTAAGAAAAATTAAAACAGATGGAGGTATAGTAATAACAGCTAGTCACAATCCTCCTGAGTACAATGGTTATAAAGTTTATACATCAGATGGAACACAAGCTGTACCTAAATTCGCTAACAAAATTACTGAAGAAATTGATAAATTAAATTATTTTGAAGACGTGAAATGGATAGACTTTGATACTGCAGTTAAAAACGAAAAATTATTTTTATTAAATGAAGATATATTTAATGATTATTTGGATGAGATAGAATCATATATCAGATCTTTGAATCCCTATACTGATAAGAAATCAGTTATTGTTTATACTCCATTGTATGGTGCAGGTTTAAAATTAGTAAAAAGTATATTGACGAGATTAGGTTTTGATGTTAACTTGGTAGAAGAACAATCAAAAATAGATCCTAATTTTTCAACATTAAAAGTGCCAAATCCTGAAGAAAAAGATGCGTTTGAATTGGCGTTGAAGAAGGCAAAAGAAATAGGAGCTGAATTGGTTTTAGCAACCGATCCAGATGGAGATAGGATAGGTGTATACGAAAAGTATAAAAATGATTATGTTTCTTTTACGGGAAATCAGATTGGTGTGTTGTTAGCTCATTATTTATTGAGTAAATTTCATGGATTATCCGTTCTACGACCAGAGGATTATATTGTGAAAACAATAGTGACTACTGATATGGTTAGACCTATAGCAAATGAATTTGGAGTACAAGTAGAAGAAACTTTGACGGGGTTTAAATTTATTGGAGAAAAAATTGAAAAGAATAAAGATATCGGCAAAAAATTTTTATTTGGTTTTGAGGAAAGTTATGGTTATTTGGCCAACGATCATGTAAGAGATAAAGATGCTGTGATTACAGCTGCTCTTATATCAGTGATGAGTTCTGAAATGAAGTCAAAACTTAAAACGCTTACTGATTACCTAATAGATCTGAAAGAAAAGTACGGTTATTACGAAGAAAAACTTGTTTCATATACATTTGAAGGGTTTGAAGGAGCACAAAAAATAAAACGGATTATGAATAAAATGCGAAAAAACCCTCCTCTAAAAATAGGAGATTTAACTTTGAAAGAAACCTTAGATTATCAAAAAGGAATCGAAGGATTTCCCAAATCAGATGTTGTGGAACTTAGATATTCAGATATTAAAATTATTGGTAGACCTTCAGGAACTGAACCTAAAATCAAATTCTATATATTATTGAAGGCTAGTACGGAAAAAGAAGCTAAAGAATTAATTAAATTATCAGAAGATGCTATTTCGGAAATTGTAAACGTATAAAATTCTTGTTGAAGGTGATACTTAATGTTGTTTTATAACATTTTATTTTCTGAAGAAGGAAATTTCAAAGAAATAAAAAATATTTCCTATTCTAACGAAGAAACTTTGATTATCACCGAAGTAATTTCACCGTTGGTTTTAAAGAAATCTAAACCTTTTCTTATTGGTTATTTCATAGTAGAGGAAGATAACAAAGATATATCAGGAATAATGAGACATTTAATAATTAAAGAATCTTTAGGAAAGCGTATTGAATTGAATTATACAGACAATATTTCTAATGGCGTTAGGGAAATCTATGGAGATTTTGTAGAATTGGTTTCAAAATATATTGGATTAAGAAGGGTAATATCATCTTTTAATGACCTGATCTTGGAAGATGAAATTAATAATAATTTTTCATTTTGGTTAGAAGATATTGTTAAAGATGTAGCTATGGATAAGAGAGAGATATTGGCTCAAAGAGTTACTAAATTTGTAAATCTTTATTTAATAAAGGTGTATGAAGGAATTTATAAAAGAAACATCCATTTACTTAAAAAATACGAATCAGAAATTACTTTTAAGATTTTAGAGACTTCTATGTTGCAAAAGATATATTAGGAGGAGTTTTCGTGAAATGGGTTTCAGCAACTGTAGTTTATGATGGTACAAATTTTTTCGGTTATCAAGCTCAACCAGAATCCCGTACTGTACAAGGGGAAATAGAAAAGTCATTAAAAACCATATTTAAGAAGGACGTTACTATCTATGCTGCGGGTAGAACAGATACAGGTGTTCACGCTATGGGGCAAGTTGTTTCCTTTGCTGTAGAAAACTCATCAATGACTGAAAAAAATGTAAAAGATGCTTTGAATTCTGTTTTACCAGAAGACATTTATGTTAAAAATATAGAATTGGTTAAAGAAGGATTCAATCCCAGAGCTGAAGCGACTAAAAGAATATATCATTATTATATATATAATAATAAAGAGCCGAATTATTTTTTTAAGAAATAGAGTTTGGTGGATACCGTGGGATTTAAATTTAGGAAAGATGAGATCAGCTGCTAGATTTTTTGAAGGAGAACACGATTACACTAGTTTCAAAACAGGAAACGATGAGAGAAATCCCATAAGGACGATATATAGAGTCAGGATAATTAAACAAAAAAATAATATAATTCTGATACGTGTAGAAGGAAAATCTTTTTTAAGAAGAATGGTTAGGAATATGGTTGGAGCATTAATAAAGGTAGGGACAGAGGTATGGCAACCAGAAGACATAAAAAAGATATTGGAGATAAAGAAAAGATCAGCTTCCCCAACATCTGCTCCTCCGCAAGGGTTGTATTTTTATTCTGTTTTGTTTTAATAGTTTCTATTACCCTTGCAAGAACTGAGATAGGTTTAATATATAAAGGACCTTATAATTATTTCAACGAGGTTATTTTTAGCCTGTATAAGTACGCAGATATATCTATTCCTCCATCAGATACCTCTAATAGAATGGAAATCATTTATAATGATGGGTTGTTTTATATTAAATATAAAAATCAAAATGTCTCAACTTTATTATCAAATATGGAAAGTACAATTAAAGAACTTGTTAATGAACCCCCAAGATCAGTTTTTGTAATTGCAGAAGATTCTTTCATTCTTACTGATAGTGGAACAAAGACTTCTGTTTTTTTAACTTGGGATCAAAATATGGAAGTTAAATTAGATATGAATGGATTTATTTTTGAACATGCTTTTTCTCCTTCTTTAGGAGAATTTATTTATAGAATTCCATCTCGGTTAGTTGATTTGGAAATATCCGGAGCTAATAGTGAAATTATCTTGAATGATAAAAAAATCAATATACCAATTGTTTTAAAGGTTCCACCTTCTAAGATTTTTATAGAAGATGGTATTAAAAAGATAGAGATTGATTTAACCGATTATCATGAAAGTAAATATGTTGTTGACTTAAAAAAACACGATATATATCAAAGAGTAAATACTAAAGTTAAAAAAGTCTTCGAGATAGAAAGTGGGATATTTTTTTACGGTGAGCCTTTGTCTATATGGATGCCAAATGGAGGAGAACCTTTTATTACCGATTCAAGGTTTTACTGTGATTATGGTGATATAGAAGAAAAAAGTAAGACATTTTTCATTGATGGAGAAATAGTTTTTGCCCATGAGAATGATAAAACTATTTATTTGCTTACTAGTTCAGGACATTTTGTTACTTTAGGGAAGAAAAATATTAATAGAGATTTTGAAAGAGCTCCAATGTCTATTATAGTAACCGATAAGTATATTCAAATAAAAACCTTTAAATTAGAAAGTTATAGAGTAGATTTTGAAGGTGGGATATTCAAGGAGGGAAATGTCTATAATATGAATTTAGATTTGCCTTCTTACGATCACAAAGATTTTTATGAGTTTAATAAATTATCTTTTGAAATTAAAGATAATGAAATAATTATATACAACATTTCTGAAGAATAAAATTATTGGGGAAAATTAAGTAAAAAATTTTCTATTGAGCCTTTGTATTCTATTTTACCCCCGTTTAAAAAAACAATTTTATTTGTAATATCAGAAAATAAAGATAAATTTCTTGTCGAGATAATTAAAGTTCTTTCTTCTTTAATATCATAAAGGAAATTTTTAATCTCTCTTAGCATAAAGTCATCTAAATGATCTAGAATAGAATCAAAAATAAACACCCGAGGATTACGTGCCAAACTCAAAAAAATAATAAATGAGATTTTGTCTCCTATTGTCCAGTTTCGAAAATTCTCATATCTTTTTAGTGAAATGTTATTAGAAAATATATGTGAAATATTAAGCTTGTTGAGGAGAATAAATTGTTCATGAGAAATTTCGGAAGGTTTAATACCTAAAGCTAGGTTGAAAACTTCACTTAAGGTAAGAAAATTAATATTATCAACAAAGGAAGGCTCTGAATAAGCAATCTGAGATCTTAAATATCCTTTTTCTATATCTTTTATATCTTTTCCCAAAAATAATATTTGGCCTAAACTTTCAACGTTTCTAAAAAGTTCTTTATTCAAGGAAACCAGGGAACGAGTTAATAAGGATTTTCCAGAATTTCTTGGTCCATAAACTAATAGAATTTCATTAGTAAAAATGTCTAAACTAATATTATGGAGCATTTCTTGCTCATCAATAAACATAGAAAAACTCTTAATATTTATGATTTGCTGTTCGTTCATTTTAATATTGTTTATTTTCCTTTTTGTTTTTATAAAGCGAATCTTCTTTTAGTAAGGCCAATCTTCGTATGCTTTCTTCATCTTTTGCATTTTTTAATTCTCTAATAAAATCTATCTGTGATGAAAATCTTATATTATTATGCTCAATCTGTTTGTTTAA
The sequence above is drawn from the Petrotoga sp. 9PW.55.5.1 genome and encodes:
- a CDS encoding ATP-binding cassette domain-containing protein, translated to MNEQQIINIKSFSMFIDEQEMLHNISLDIFTNEILLVYGPRNSGKSLLTRSLVSLNKELFRNVESLGQILFLGKDIKDIEKGYLRSQIAYSEPSFVDNINFLTLSEVFNLALGIKPSEISHEQFILLNKLNISHIFSNNISLKRYENFRNWTIGDKISFIIFLSLARNPRVFIFDSILDHLDDFMLREIKNFLYDIKEERTLIISTRNLSLFSDITNKIVFLNGGKIEYKGSIENFLLNFPQ
- a CDS encoding phospho-sugar mutase, with the translated sequence MDEIKETALKRYEEWLEKIDKNQIEELRKLNENEIVDRFYKDLEFGTGGLRGKIELGTNRMNVYTVARATQGYANYLKKQKDFPSVVIAYDTRRNSELFAKIAARVLSANNVTVYLFDQVAPTPLLSYAVRKIKTDGGIVITASHNPPEYNGYKVYTSDGTQAVPKFANKITEEIDKLNYFEDVKWIDFDTAVKNEKLFLLNEDIFNDYLDEIESYIRSLNPYTDKKSVIVYTPLYGAGLKLVKSILTRLGFDVNLVEEQSKIDPNFSTLKVPNPEEKDAFELALKKAKEIGAELVLATDPDGDRIGVYEKYKNDYVSFTGNQIGVLLAHYLLSKFHGLSVLRPEDYIVKTIVTTDMVRPIANEFGVQVEETLTGFKFIGEKIEKNKDIGKKFLFGFEESYGYLANDHVRDKDAVITAALISVMSSEMKSKLKTLTDYLIDLKEKYGYYEEKLVSYTFEGFEGAQKIKRIMNKMRKNPPLKIGDLTLKETLDYQKGIEGFPKSDVVELRYSDIKIIGRPSGTEPKIKFYILLKASTEKEAKELIKLSEDAISEIVNV